In Patescibacteria group bacterium, a single window of DNA contains:
- a CDS encoding site-2 protease family protein, which produces MDLAFIAITLISLLIVIDVHEFAHAWMANYLGDPTARLSGRLTLNPIAHLDPVGSLVFIVTALVGFPFGWGKPVPFDPYNLQNPRKDGALISLAGPVSNIIFASLLSLILRFVPFVGNSLFFGQLIPSMIALNVALAVFNLIPIHPLDGGKILTAILPERDARQYDLFLNRYGIILLFLIILPIFNGQSLVTIVISPIINFLLNIFIPGSMMV; this is translated from the coding sequence ATGGATTTAGCTTTTATTGCCATTACCCTTATTTCCCTTTTGATAGTTATTGATGTACATGAATTTGCGCATGCCTGGATGGCAAATTATTTGGGAGATCCTACTGCAAGATTGTCCGGACGCTTGACTCTTAATCCTATTGCCCATCTTGATCCTGTTGGAAGCCTGGTTTTTATAGTCACAGCTTTGGTTGGATTTCCTTTTGGCTGGGGAAAACCAGTACCATTTGATCCTTATAATTTACAAAATCCTAGAAAAGACGGAGCACTTATTTCTCTTGCTGGGCCTGTTTCTAATATTATTTTTGCTTCTCTTTTATCCTTAATTCTTAGATTTGTACCTTTTGTTGGCAATTCATTATTTTTTGGACAATTAATCCCAAGCATGATTGCTTTAAATGTTGCGCTTGCTGTGTTTAATTTAATTCCAATCCACCCTCTTGATGGAGGAAAAATATTAACTGCGATTTTACCAGAACGCGATGCAAGGCAATATGATTTATTTTTAAATCGATATGGAATTATTTTGCTTTTTTTAATTATTTTGCCGATTTTTAATGGTCAATCTTTGGTGACAATTGTTATTTCTCCAATAATTAATTTTCTTCTTAACATATTCATTCCTGGAAGTATGATGGTTTAG
- a CDS encoding L28 family ribosomal protein — MAYVCENCGKGITAGRTQRHHRGVAGRRWNKRAPLTVRTFAPNLQKATVMVHGVAQKMRLCTSCIKRFKKEGKIKTYSSRVATI; from the coding sequence ATGGCATACGTTTGTGAGAATTGTGGAAAAGGTATAACAGCCGGTCGCACCCAAAGACATCATCGAGGGGTCGCTGGTCGTCGTTGGAATAAAAGAGCTCCTTTGACAGTTAGAACTTTTGCTCCAAATTTGCAAAAAGCTACTGTTATGGTTCATGGAGTTGCTCAAAAAATGAGACTTTGTACTTCTTGTATCAAAAGATTCAAAAAAGAAGGCAAAATCAAAACTTATTCTTCAAGAGTAGCTACTATTTAA
- the fmt gene encoding methionyl-tRNA formyltransferase, which translates to MGGSGNFMTSDTKVIFFGTPDYSVPVMDALYKNYKLVAVVTQAAKLVGRKQIRTFSPVDNWAHKRKIPVFTSFEDQLPEASFAVVASFGKIIPEKIIKHFPNGILNIHPSLLPKYRGASPIQYQIIDGIKETGVTIIKMDAKMDHGPIISQITDEIKDNDTNETLRKRLFEKSVEILMELLPNYLAGKINPKEQNHDDATFTKMISREEGYVDLQKDDTNLIDRKFRALSPWPGIFTSVKIDDRNLRLKILKMHLDEGKLVLDKVQLEGKKAVLYKQFIQAYPEANLP; encoded by the coding sequence ATGGGAGGAAGTGGAAATTTTATGACAAGCGATACAAAAGTAATTTTTTTTGGGACACCAGATTATTCTGTCCCAGTAATGGATGCATTATATAAAAATTACAAATTAGTTGCCGTTGTGACACAAGCAGCAAAACTTGTTGGGCGAAAGCAAATTAGAACTTTTAGCCCTGTCGATAATTGGGCGCATAAAAGAAAAATCCCTGTATTTACTTCCTTTGAAGATCAATTGCCTGAAGCAAGCTTTGCAGTTGTAGCAAGTTTTGGAAAAATAATTCCAGAAAAAATAATTAAACATTTTCCAAACGGAATTTTAAATATTCATCCATCGCTACTTCCAAAATATCGCGGTGCTTCCCCTATTCAATATCAAATTATTGATGGAATAAAAGAAACTGGAGTCACAATAATTAAAATGGATGCAAAGATGGACCATGGGCCAATTATTTCTCAAATTACAGATGAAATTAAAGATAATGACACAAATGAAACACTTCGAAAAAGATTATTTGAAAAATCTGTTGAAATTTTAATGGAATTATTGCCAAATTATTTGGCAGGAAAAATTAATCCTAAAGAACAAAATCATGATGATGCAACTTTTACAAAAATGATTTCGCGAGAAGAAGGATATGTGGATTTGCAAAAAGATGATACCAATTTAATTGACAGAAAATTTAGAGCACTCTCCCCTTGGCCTGGAATTTTTACATCTGTAAAAATTGATGATAGAAATTTGAGATTAAAAATTTTAAAAATGCATTTGGATGAAGGAAAATTAGTTTTAGATAAAGTGCAACTTGAAGGGAAAAAAGCAGTTCTCTATAAACAATTTATTCAGGCTTATCCTGAAGCAAACCTGCCTTAG